From Polynucleobacter sp. MWH-Braz-FAM2G, a single genomic window includes:
- a CDS encoding exodeoxyribonuclease V subunit beta: MKKFDNAIACDPQKSIIVSACAGSGKTWLLVARMIRLLLAGAKPHEILALTFTRKAAQEMRDRLYGLLQEFSTADDPTLIQELEKRGLTNAQALQLLPQARALYLKVLASPQGIVIDTFHGWFGRLLNAAPISAEVQPGFSLREDSKRLLDECLDDWWGDLPADLRGHYDVLLKQLGASNTQQFLMGNYGLMKQRGAWTFFAQACNEMGITPIEHLKQFLPRLNIENPLLRMWTAPKARADLEFLIRCFAHSSTQEKDLLPRLVSALGCMQRGGDVLEIAPILQLVFLNGDGEPRSNNNRALGAVKTYLKNEGLAHLEPEHIAYKQDWAQAFVEYLDWQSERMVLELNQAWFAMSERMMNHVAATKEAMRVRDFDDLEIGVSKLMADSANAAYLQARLDAKYKHILIDEFQDTNPLQWQILRSWFEGYGEDQSKPSVFIVGDPKQSIYRFRRADPRLFDSAKDFLEKQMGAVALDQDTTRRNAPNINKAVNQTFAHSQLPPTYKFNQQETLWEPLQEGLPEHPYAKEGEAALLPLIPYIKEELAPRVGNAFDQPITDVNQTIGDTQRYIEGQQISKLIHEVMATHQVMDEQDGRMVWRPARESDFLLLVKRRKYLPQFERALREADLAYDSTRLGGLLNTLEIDDMVALLTVLLSPRHDLPLAQVLRSPIFGFTDQQMQSLAIAKANGPYRSWWDTLQDSDDAAIQKVARYLEHWRVLAERLPVHDLLDQIYQESHLRFRYASSAQPLARAQVVANLDAFLELSLNQDGGRYPSLSRFIEKINAMRKGDDDETPDEGDVELETEVELAEIDEDSEMSEEDKHKRVRLMTIHGAKGLESPFVIILDANHTVGASDHSGVLLDWSPNDRSPSHLSMYTKASLTSPRSKIREEEELISQNENWNLLYVAMTRAKQGLWISGVAKEPTTNNPTGIDQKSWYARAQFGQLPTVEIADETTSEPSNTISAKRAGAKTSLEVDETFSIDDFQIRWDQAIQDHQQQLRNIESGETTKVAAPENESSPDPEILEEGTHFHKLLEFLTPDSSQAIKPAMPSEQEVMAWLGIDQAHAKKVIERTKTVLASPALGQYLTAGQWIAAWNELDIVSKEGKSFRMDRLVELDDHLAIIDYKLTIPEVGSEKYEKYREQLQNYQAELSRIRSDKPNKAYLISSEGQIHELK, from the coding sequence ATGAAGAAGTTTGACAATGCCATCGCTTGCGATCCCCAAAAATCCATCATCGTTTCCGCTTGCGCAGGCAGTGGCAAGACTTGGCTATTAGTTGCTCGCATGATTAGGCTCTTGTTAGCGGGCGCTAAGCCTCATGAAATCCTTGCTTTGACCTTTACCCGCAAGGCTGCGCAAGAGATGCGCGATCGTCTTTACGGCTTATTGCAAGAATTTTCTACCGCAGATGATCCAACACTAATCCAAGAATTAGAAAAACGCGGTTTGACGAATGCACAAGCCCTTCAGTTACTCCCGCAAGCGCGAGCGCTGTATCTCAAAGTTTTAGCAAGCCCACAGGGCATAGTGATAGACACCTTTCATGGTTGGTTTGGAAGATTGCTAAATGCAGCGCCAATTTCTGCAGAAGTGCAGCCTGGTTTTAGCCTGCGAGAGGACAGCAAAAGACTCTTGGACGAATGCCTTGATGATTGGTGGGGTGATCTACCGGCAGATTTGAGAGGCCACTACGATGTGCTCTTAAAACAATTGGGTGCAAGCAATACGCAACAGTTTTTGATGGGCAATTATGGCTTGATGAAACAACGTGGTGCATGGACTTTTTTTGCGCAAGCTTGTAATGAAATGGGAATTACGCCCATTGAACACCTCAAGCAGTTCTTGCCAAGACTCAATATTGAGAATCCTTTGCTACGCATGTGGACCGCTCCTAAGGCACGCGCCGATTTAGAGTTTCTGATTCGTTGTTTTGCGCATAGCAGTACTCAAGAAAAAGATCTATTACCGCGATTAGTATCTGCATTGGGGTGTATGCAGCGCGGTGGCGATGTGCTGGAGATTGCGCCTATTTTGCAGCTTGTTTTCTTAAATGGGGATGGTGAACCGCGCTCTAATAACAATAGAGCGCTTGGCGCGGTAAAAACGTATTTGAAAAACGAGGGCTTGGCTCACTTAGAGCCAGAGCATATTGCCTATAAGCAAGACTGGGCTCAAGCATTCGTTGAGTATTTAGATTGGCAGTCTGAAAGAATGGTGCTCGAACTCAATCAGGCTTGGTTTGCCATGAGCGAGCGCATGATGAATCACGTTGCCGCCACAAAAGAGGCGATGCGTGTTCGAGATTTTGATGATTTAGAAATTGGTGTGAGTAAGTTGATGGCTGACTCAGCGAACGCCGCTTATTTGCAAGCGCGCTTAGATGCCAAGTACAAACATATTCTCATTGATGAGTTTCAGGATACCAATCCTTTGCAATGGCAAATTCTGCGTTCATGGTTTGAGGGTTATGGCGAAGATCAAAGTAAACCAAGTGTGTTTATTGTGGGTGACCCCAAGCAATCGATTTATCGTTTTCGCAGAGCTGATCCTCGTTTATTTGACAGCGCCAAAGATTTTTTAGAAAAGCAGATGGGGGCAGTTGCACTTGATCAAGACACAACTCGTCGTAATGCGCCCAACATTAACAAAGCCGTCAATCAGACATTTGCACACTCGCAATTGCCACCGACGTATAAATTTAATCAGCAAGAAACTCTTTGGGAGCCTTTGCAAGAAGGCTTGCCAGAGCATCCTTATGCCAAAGAAGGTGAGGCAGCACTTTTGCCTCTCATTCCTTATATCAAGGAAGAATTAGCTCCACGTGTTGGCAATGCATTTGATCAGCCGATTACCGATGTCAATCAAACGATTGGTGACACCCAGCGCTATATTGAAGGTCAGCAAATCAGTAAGCTGATTCATGAAGTGATGGCCACCCATCAAGTGATGGATGAGCAAGATGGGCGAATGGTTTGGCGACCTGCCAGAGAGAGTGATTTCTTATTACTAGTCAAGCGCCGTAAATATTTGCCTCAGTTCGAAAGAGCTTTACGTGAGGCTGACTTAGCTTATGACAGCACTAGGTTGGGGGGTTTACTCAATACTCTTGAGATCGATGACATGGTGGCATTACTCACTGTATTGCTATCACCACGCCATGACCTGCCCTTAGCGCAAGTGTTGAGAAGCCCCATTTTTGGCTTTACCGATCAGCAAATGCAAAGTCTAGCGATTGCCAAGGCAAATGGTCCTTATCGTTCATGGTGGGATACCTTACAAGATAGTGACGATGCCGCAATTCAAAAGGTAGCGCGCTATTTAGAGCATTGGCGCGTATTAGCTGAACGACTGCCAGTCCATGACTTGCTCGATCAAATCTATCAAGAGAGTCATTTGCGTTTTCGGTATGCAAGCAGTGCTCAGCCTTTAGCACGCGCACAGGTTGTTGCTAATTTAGATGCTTTTTTGGAGCTATCGCTTAATCAAGATGGCGGTCGTTACCCAAGCTTGAGCCGCTTTATTGAAAAAATTAATGCCATGCGCAAAGGCGATGATGATGAAACGCCAGATGAGGGTGATGTAGAGCTCGAAACTGAAGTGGAATTGGCCGAGATTGATGAAGATAGCGAGATGTCAGAGGAAGATAAACACAAACGTGTACGCCTGATGACCATTCATGGGGCTAAAGGTTTGGAGTCACCTTTTGTGATTATTTTGGATGCTAACCATACAGTTGGCGCCTCCGATCATTCTGGGGTGCTCTTAGATTGGTCGCCTAATGATCGCAGTCCTTCTCATCTGTCGATGTATACCAAGGCTAGTCTTACTTCTCCTCGCAGCAAGATTCGTGAAGAGGAGGAGCTAATTAGTCAAAATGAAAACTGGAACTTGCTCTATGTTGCCATGACTAGGGCTAAGCAGGGTCTTTGGATTAGCGGTGTAGCAAAAGAGCCTACAACTAATAATCCAACAGGCATTGATCAAAAATCTTGGTATGCACGTGCTCAGTTTGGCCAACTACCTACTGTAGAGATTGCAGATGAAACCACAAGCGAACCAAGCAACACAATTAGCGCTAAACGAGCAGGTGCAAAAACAAGTCTAGAGGTTGATGAGACTTTTAGCATTGATGATTTTCAGATTCGTTGGGATCAAGCCATACAAGATCACCAGCAACAACTACGCAATATCGAAAGTGGCGAAACAACAAAGGTAGCCGCTCCTGAAAACGAGTCATCGCCTGACCCAGAAATTTTGGAAGAGGGTACACATTTTCATAAACTGCTTGAGTTCCTTACTCCAGATTCGAGTCAGGCAATCAAACCTGCTATGCCCAGTGAGCAAGAGGTAATGGCTTGGCTTGGCATAGATCAAGCCCATGCCAAAAAAGTCATTGAGCGTACGAAGACAGTATTGGCATCACCAGCGCTTGGTCAATACCTCACTGCGGGTCAATGGATTGCCGCCTGGAACGAACTCGATATTGTTAGCAAAGAGGGTAAGAGTTTCCGAATGGACCGCTTGGTGGAATTAGATGATCACCTAGCTATCATCGATTACAAACTAACCATTCCGGAAGTGGGTAGCGAAAAGTATGAAAAATACCGTGAGCAACTCCAAAATTACCAAGCTGAGTTAAGTCGTATTCGTAGCGATAAGCCTAATAAGGCCTATTTGATCTCTTCTGAGGGCCAGATTCACGAGCTTAAGTAG
- the trxA gene encoding thioredoxin TrxA yields MSAGIKYVTDASFEQDVLKSDKPVLLDFWAEWCGPCKMIGPILEELSGEYGDKLQIAKMNVDENQGIPAQFNIRGIPTLILFKNGTVAAQKVGALAKSQLTAFIDSHL; encoded by the coding sequence ATGAGTGCCGGCATTAAATATGTAACTGACGCCTCTTTTGAACAAGACGTCCTCAAGTCTGATAAACCTGTTCTGCTCGACTTCTGGGCAGAATGGTGCGGTCCTTGCAAAATGATTGGCCCAATCCTAGAAGAACTCTCTGGTGAATACGGCGACAAATTGCAAATTGCAAAAATGAATGTGGATGAGAACCAAGGCATTCCTGCCCAGTTCAACATTCGTGGCATTCCTACCCTGATCCTATTCAAGAACGGCACCGTTGCTGCTCAAAAAGTAGGCGCATTGGCCAAATCTCAGTTGACTGCATTTATTGATAGTCATCTGTAA
- a CDS encoding PD-(D/E)XK nuclease family protein produces MQHPFPNNSDQKQVQSWAITPDATALEQLAKGIWNCALQTQQRPLVVLSTAGPLIGVRAVLEKHRPPNLDPKIAFLPQVISFADWLEAAPGAWKFPKKQSDLERWISVYVNLRKHPKLKAWFKAESELGAWGLAKSVIAACDILSEAIIPQLHDQLDHVMKCGSMDIEVWGKKLEEVLEQTIAHAYPELSRKVVDQESEVLLAFWRYLSSAGDAVFRKQFAMASHLEAAKANQQNARPLIWVQTADPKPIDREVMAKYFADYVQYARVVEVTLDWQSVALWSEALAGENDAGELVELNEQQAQQLIANIKVAPYQNWHLIAARRFEELAWAATKAIEKHLIDGKKNIALVAQDRLAARRARALLARLGPALKIRDETGWKLDTTRAAAALNSWLELIRAPKEGPSASVLLEFLQNPFLDISRCIQKPPEVCIGLVAQLEDILIASQAKSGWETFYMAIERANAYAANRDTVPNEALLSLLQFVRARHHAWQELNLDCSNAYALLQKNLQDTGMAQALEGDAAGKQLLEVIDTFDLGATQYQKVAMHLPEWLSLIKSVMEEASYEEAGKEAQATLSILPLSSTRLRTFDAVVVVGCDEQQLPAFSEPPLFFSDTLNRLLKASTMTAQYVQQARDFSQLLISCASVDLLWQSKSKSGEPLRPSAWIQRLQADLPAWKVDVAQPDVSHGLAQPLQKAVTTLDRDLPLPLSMSPSAYKALRDCPYKYYVRSLLGLREAKEFEDGFDASLAGQSLHALLGKFYQALKTEELKADSQINHSTEARRVWMEEQLFIISEKEFKRLIEGDGRVLGTLRDWQKQIPSFVDWQLQREAQGWRYHNAEHKVGFDLRFTGPHGEGKIIRIEGRADRFDINIQSQHQAEVIDYKNQSMTKMKKRAEHLLDDPQLLIYARAANDDPAAAHLQGYQVERAQWVSLKLDIKRDKKLQRSLEVEDIAELMPVFSEQLTEDIQKLWSGKELTAFAPDGVCKYCEARGICRKGMW; encoded by the coding sequence ATGCAGCACCCATTTCCTAATAATTCTGATCAAAAACAAGTGCAGTCATGGGCTATTACGCCTGATGCCACAGCCTTGGAGCAATTGGCAAAGGGGATTTGGAATTGTGCACTGCAAACCCAGCAACGCCCCTTAGTGGTGCTCAGTACAGCAGGGCCATTAATCGGGGTCAGAGCAGTGCTTGAGAAACATCGCCCCCCAAATCTTGATCCCAAGATTGCCTTCTTGCCGCAAGTGATCAGTTTTGCCGATTGGTTGGAGGCTGCTCCTGGGGCATGGAAGTTCCCAAAAAAGCAAAGTGACTTAGAGCGTTGGATTTCTGTATACGTTAATTTGCGTAAGCATCCCAAATTAAAAGCATGGTTTAAGGCGGAGAGTGAATTAGGCGCGTGGGGCCTGGCTAAATCTGTAATCGCAGCGTGCGACATTCTGTCTGAGGCCATCATTCCACAACTGCACGATCAGTTAGATCATGTAATGAAGTGCGGCTCGATGGATATTGAGGTGTGGGGTAAAAAATTAGAAGAAGTTCTGGAGCAAACGATTGCGCATGCTTATCCAGAGCTATCAAGAAAAGTCGTCGATCAAGAATCAGAAGTCTTGCTGGCCTTCTGGCGTTATTTGAGTAGTGCAGGCGATGCTGTTTTTCGTAAGCAATTTGCCATGGCATCACATTTAGAAGCGGCTAAGGCCAATCAGCAAAACGCAAGACCGTTGATATGGGTGCAGACTGCCGACCCCAAGCCAATCGATCGTGAAGTGATGGCTAAGTATTTTGCTGACTACGTCCAATATGCTCGCGTAGTCGAAGTCACCCTTGATTGGCAATCGGTTGCGCTTTGGTCAGAAGCACTCGCTGGGGAGAATGATGCAGGTGAGTTAGTTGAGTTAAACGAACAACAAGCACAACAACTGATTGCTAATATTAAAGTGGCGCCTTATCAAAATTGGCACTTGATTGCGGCAAGACGATTTGAAGAGTTGGCTTGGGCTGCTACAAAAGCCATTGAAAAGCATTTAATCGATGGCAAGAAAAATATCGCACTCGTGGCACAAGATCGCCTTGCTGCAAGAAGAGCTCGAGCCTTATTGGCACGCTTAGGCCCTGCACTAAAGATCCGTGATGAAACTGGCTGGAAGCTGGATACCACGCGTGCAGCGGCGGCACTCAATAGTTGGTTAGAACTGATTCGTGCGCCAAAAGAAGGGCCGAGCGCCAGTGTTTTGCTGGAGTTTTTGCAAAACCCGTTCTTAGATATCTCGCGTTGTATACAGAAGCCACCTGAAGTTTGTATCGGGCTGGTAGCTCAGCTCGAAGATATCTTGATTGCTAGTCAAGCAAAGTCTGGTTGGGAAACGTTTTATATGGCGATTGAACGCGCTAATGCGTATGCCGCTAATCGCGATACTGTGCCAAATGAGGCTTTATTGAGCTTGCTGCAATTTGTGAGAGCGCGTCATCATGCTTGGCAAGAGCTGAACTTAGATTGTTCTAATGCATATGCACTCTTGCAAAAGAATTTACAAGACACTGGTATGGCCCAAGCTTTGGAGGGAGATGCGGCGGGCAAACAACTATTAGAGGTTATTGATACTTTTGATCTTGGGGCAACGCAGTATCAGAAAGTAGCGATGCATCTCCCAGAGTGGCTAAGCCTAATTAAATCCGTTATGGAAGAGGCTTCATATGAAGAAGCGGGCAAAGAGGCTCAAGCTACCTTAAGCATCTTGCCTTTGAGCTCAACACGATTGAGAACGTTTGATGCGGTTGTCGTGGTGGGTTGCGATGAACAGCAATTACCAGCATTTTCTGAGCCACCTTTATTTTTTTCAGACACGCTTAATCGTTTGCTCAAAGCCTCTACGATGACAGCGCAGTATGTACAGCAAGCGCGTGATTTTTCACAGCTCTTGATTTCATGTGCAAGCGTAGATTTACTCTGGCAGAGCAAAAGTAAGAGCGGTGAACCATTGCGACCATCGGCATGGATTCAGCGATTACAGGCGGATTTACCAGCGTGGAAGGTGGATGTTGCACAGCCAGATGTCAGTCATGGTTTAGCACAACCTCTACAAAAAGCAGTGACTACCTTGGATCGGGATTTGCCACTGCCGCTTTCAATGAGTCCGAGTGCTTATAAAGCTTTGAGAGATTGTCCCTATAAATACTATGTGCGTAGTTTGTTAGGACTGCGCGAAGCCAAAGAATTTGAGGATGGCTTTGATGCTTCATTGGCTGGTCAGTCATTGCACGCATTATTGGGTAAGTTTTATCAGGCACTAAAGACTGAAGAGCTAAAGGCCGATAGTCAAATTAATCACAGTACAGAGGCTCGCCGCGTTTGGATGGAAGAGCAACTTTTCATCATCTCTGAAAAAGAATTCAAGCGCCTCATCGAGGGGGATGGCAGAGTCTTAGGCACATTACGAGACTGGCAAAAACAAATCCCGAGTTTTGTTGATTGGCAACTGCAAAGAGAGGCGCAGGGATGGCGTTATCACAATGCCGAACACAAGGTTGGATTTGATCTGCGATTTACAGGCCCTCATGGTGAGGGCAAGATTATTCGTATTGAGGGGCGCGCCGATCGCTTTGATATCAATATTCAATCTCAACATCAAGCCGAAGTGATCGATTACAAAAATCAGTCGATGACGAAGATGAAAAAGCGTGCCGAGCACTTATTGGATGACCCGCAATTACTGATTTATGCGCGCGCTGCCAATGACGACCCGGCCGCCGCTCATCTACAAGGCTATCAAGTAGAGCGCGCGCAATGGGTGTCTTTAAAGCTGGATATAAAACGAGACAAAAAGCTGCAACGATCTTTAGAAGTTGAGGATATAGCCGAGTTGATGCCAGTATTTTCAGAGCAATTAACTGAAGACATTCAAAAGCTATGGTCAGGCAAGGAGCTCACTGCTTTTGCGCCAGATGGAGTTTGTAAATACTGCGAGGCAAGAGGCATTTGCAGAAAGGGGATGTGGTGA
- a CDS encoding type B 50S ribosomal protein L31, giving the protein MKPGIHPEYREIVFLDVSNNFSFKTRSTMPTKETIKWEDGNEYPLAKIETSSESHPFYTGTQKIMDTAGRVEKFRQKFGTKAVAKASGDGAAKTAEKKAAAAEAKAAEKSAKKKA; this is encoded by the coding sequence ATGAAACCTGGCATTCACCCCGAATATCGTGAAATCGTTTTTTTAGACGTTTCCAATAACTTCAGCTTCAAAACTCGCTCAACTATGCCCACTAAAGAGACCATTAAGTGGGAAGATGGCAATGAATATCCATTGGCTAAGATCGAGACTTCATCTGAATCACATCCTTTTTACACTGGTACCCAAAAAATTATGGATACCGCTGGTCGTGTTGAGAAATTCCGTCAGAAATTCGGCACTAAAGCAGTTGCTAAAGCTTCTGGTGATGGCGCTGCTAAAACAGCTGAGAAAAAAGCTGCTGCCGCAGAAGCTAAAGCTGCAGAAAAATCAGCTAAGAAGAAGGCTTAA
- the rho gene encoding transcription termination factor Rho — translation MQLTELKGLHVSALLEMAASLEIENTQRMRKQELMFAILKKRAKAGETVYGDGTLEVLPDGFGFLRSPEASYMASPDDIYISPAQIRRFNLHTGDSVEGEVRTPKDGERYFALVKVDKINGLAPEALKNRIMFENLTPLHPNRVIGLERDIKAEENLTGRIIDMISPIGYGQRGLIVASPKSGKTVMMQHIAHAISANNPDAILIVLLVDERPEEVTEMQRSVRGEVVASTFDEPAVRHVQVAEMVIEKAKRLVEMGKDVIILLDSITRLARAYNTVVPSSGKVLSGGVDANALQRPKRFFGAARNIEEGGSLTIIATALIETGSRMDDLIYEEFKGTGNMEVHLERRLAERRVYPSINLNKSGTRREELLVKAENLQKIWVLRKLLADMDDIEAMNFIVDKLKSTKNNSEFFDLMRRGG, via the coding sequence ATGCAATTAACTGAACTCAAAGGCCTTCACGTATCTGCTTTGCTTGAAATGGCAGCAAGCCTGGAGATTGAAAATACTCAACGGATGCGCAAACAAGAATTGATGTTTGCCATTCTGAAAAAACGCGCGAAGGCTGGTGAAACGGTTTATGGTGATGGCACTTTAGAAGTACTGCCAGATGGCTTTGGCTTCTTACGTTCACCTGAAGCCTCTTACATGGCTTCACCAGATGATATTTATATTTCTCCTGCGCAGATCCGCCGCTTTAATTTACACACAGGCGATAGCGTTGAAGGAGAAGTGCGCACCCCTAAAGATGGTGAACGTTACTTTGCATTAGTTAAGGTAGACAAGATCAACGGTTTGGCCCCAGAAGCCTTGAAAAACCGCATCATGTTTGAAAACTTAACGCCTTTGCACCCAAATCGTGTGATTGGCTTAGAGCGCGATATCAAGGCTGAAGAAAATTTAACCGGCCGAATCATCGACATGATCTCCCCGATTGGTTATGGCCAGCGTGGCTTGATCGTGGCATCACCCAAATCCGGTAAGACCGTCATGATGCAGCACATCGCACATGCGATCTCCGCAAACAATCCCGATGCCATTTTGATCGTGCTACTCGTTGATGAGCGCCCTGAAGAGGTTACAGAGATGCAACGCTCTGTTCGCGGTGAAGTGGTCGCTTCTACTTTTGATGAGCCAGCAGTTCGTCACGTTCAAGTCGCTGAGATGGTGATTGAAAAAGCAAAACGTTTGGTGGAGATGGGTAAAGATGTGATCATCTTGCTCGACTCGATTACTCGTCTTGCGCGCGCATACAACACTGTAGTTCCTTCATCAGGAAAAGTACTCTCTGGCGGTGTGGATGCGAATGCACTACAACGTCCAAAACGTTTCTTTGGTGCGGCACGTAATATTGAAGAAGGTGGCTCATTAACCATCATCGCTACTGCCCTGATTGAGACCGGTAGCCGTATGGATGACCTCATTTATGAGGAATTTAAAGGTACTGGCAATATGGAAGTCCATCTTGAGCGTCGCTTGGCTGAACGTCGTGTGTACCCATCGATTAATCTGAACAAGTCAGGCACCCGTCGCGAGGAACTCCTAGTGAAAGCTGAGAACCTACAGAAGATCTGGGTATTGCGTAAATTGTTGGCAGATATGGACGATATCGAGGCGATGAACTTCATTGTCGACAAGCTCAAATCCACCAAAAACAACAGTGAATTCTTCGACTTAATGCGTCGCGGAGGCTAA
- a CDS encoding glycosyltransferase family 39 protein, with product MVKLTAAATKSIPRIIIFALTLVYGFAGLFFRDPWKNEDAIGFGGMWSLFRGNSIDWIVPHLTGRDISLGTPLPYWMGATLIKWFGPFIGAANAARLYSAICFFSAALAIWYATYLLGRRREVQPMALAVGGQPDMKSYGMTLADGALLIFLACVGLAQRAHETTPMMAQLMGISIVLYGTVRGLDKPWQGGLWTGLGIAIVALSSNLTLSLIIVTSTIIAVIASNAKLRFRWTLTSTVLGLIGFAIWPIVWYVADLPAQWRHIAEEGWRNMPEMRGVPSIESLGFLSVNFWAYAWPVWPLAIVSLAHWGRNKSSGAWRAPHLCIPMSLFIGSLIYVLFRLEANEHDLMILIPSLSIVAAFSLPVLKRSVISFIDWFAMFSFTLIALAIWIIWLAKVTGYPESTAANIARLLPGFESQFNVLAFIVALAITVVWIAVVRWRTSRAPKEIWRCLIISASGTTLMWVLLMTLWLPTINYAKTYRHVSARLVQVIPSGGGCIDTSSLGFAQLASFEYFTKLKFRDDPNCPWMLTHSQFEAKAFARSNNKKLTLLWEDRRAADRDERLRLYEVIPK from the coding sequence ATGGTCAAACTTACCGCCGCCGCCACTAAATCAATTCCTCGCATTATTATTTTTGCGCTGACATTGGTATATGGTTTTGCAGGTTTGTTTTTTCGTGACCCTTGGAAGAATGAAGATGCAATTGGCTTTGGTGGAATGTGGTCACTCTTTCGTGGCAACTCAATTGATTGGATCGTTCCTCACTTAACAGGTCGCGACATCTCTCTTGGAACCCCACTGCCCTATTGGATGGGCGCTACTCTCATCAAATGGTTTGGGCCATTCATTGGGGCCGCTAATGCTGCGCGTTTATATTCCGCTATCTGCTTTTTCTCGGCCGCATTAGCCATCTGGTACGCCACCTATTTATTAGGGCGTCGCCGTGAAGTGCAACCGATGGCGCTAGCTGTTGGCGGTCAACCAGACATGAAGAGCTATGGCATGACCCTAGCCGATGGTGCACTACTAATCTTCTTAGCATGTGTTGGTCTAGCTCAGCGCGCTCATGAGACTACACCGATGATGGCGCAACTCATGGGTATCAGTATCGTGCTTTACGGCACTGTGCGCGGCTTAGATAAACCCTGGCAAGGTGGCCTTTGGACAGGATTGGGTATTGCGATTGTTGCCCTCTCAAGCAACCTCACTCTGAGCCTGATCATCGTCACCTCCACCATCATCGCCGTCATTGCTAGCAATGCTAAGTTACGCTTTCGGTGGACACTCACGAGCACTGTTTTAGGTTTAATAGGTTTTGCAATCTGGCCCATCGTTTGGTATGTGGCCGATCTTCCAGCGCAATGGCGACATATTGCTGAAGAAGGCTGGCGCAATATGCCAGAGATGCGTGGCGTTCCATCAATAGAATCACTGGGATTTTTAAGTGTGAACTTCTGGGCTTACGCTTGGCCAGTTTGGCCCTTAGCCATTGTCTCTTTGGCACACTGGGGACGCAATAAGAGCTCTGGCGCATGGCGCGCACCACACCTTTGCATTCCAATGAGTTTATTTATTGGTAGCTTAATTTATGTTCTATTCCGATTGGAAGCCAACGAACATGATTTAATGATTTTGATTCCTAGCCTGTCTATTGTGGCCGCATTTAGTTTGCCAGTGCTCAAGCGCAGCGTCATCAGCTTCATTGACTGGTTTGCCATGTTTAGCTTCACACTCATTGCGCTCGCTATTTGGATTATTTGGTTAGCCAAAGTCACAGGCTATCCAGAATCTACTGCGGCTAATATTGCTCGACTACTCCCCGGATTTGAAAGTCAATTTAATGTATTAGCGTTTATCGTTGCACTCGCTATCACCGTGGTATGGATCGCTGTTGTGCGCTGGAGAACTTCACGTGCTCCAAAAGAAATTTGGCGCTGTCTGATTATCTCTGCATCTGGCACTACATTGATGTGGGTTCTCTTAATGACTCTATGGCTACCCACGATTAACTACGCTAAAACTTATCGTCACGTTTCAGCACGTTTAGTACAGGTAATCCCCTCTGGTGGCGGTTGTATAGATACGAGTAGCTTAGGTTTTGCTCAACTAGCATCGTTTGAGTACTTTACTAAATTGAAGTTTCGTGATGACCCAAACTGCCCATGGATGCTCACCCATAGCCAATTTGAGGCAAAAGCGTTTGCCCGCTCAAATAATAAAAAATTGACCCTGCTGTGGGAAGATCGTCGCGCTGCTGACCGAGATGAACGGTTGCGTCTTTACGAAGTCATTCCAAAATAA